cctattattattaaaaataaggcCCTTTAAATTTGAGAACCTAAGacacatatctttttttttttgaaaacggCAGAGCCACCCCTGTTCGACCATGACGCTTATTCTATTTCAGTCAACTATATATTTAGAGTTTTCCAAAGAGTCATAGCAAATTGAGATGCATGCATATTGCTCCTATATTTCGCTTTCCTCCAGAATATCCACAAGACTATACAAGTataaaaccaaaataataatactactATTATATAACGAGAAGACTAGCTgtgattaaatttttatttctattttattctaGAATATGTGGACCATTGTACACGTGTTTTTACTCATGTGGAAGATGCTTAGATTGGGCCAGGTAGAAAAATAAAACGCCCCTGGTATCATGAAAATCTTTTAGACCAATGTGTAAATCGAATGCTAAAACTTGCATCTCATTCTCAGAATTTTGATTATTCATTATCTGTTTGACAATAATACTCCTCATGAACTACTATTCTATTGTTCTTTCTAATTCCTTCATGTTGTACTCGGGAAAGGCCTTTTACCCGATAGCTATTCTTATTCAAGGGGAGTCAATTgaaggaaataaaatattttggtcACTTATGAATGAAGTAGTAGAAGAAAATGACCATTTTCAGAtctttcatatataaatataaagatgTTAAATGACCTAAAAATTTAATTCTCCATATTCAATTGCCATTCATAGGTTGAGAAATTATTATACgggatgaaaattttaattcaaccATTGGTAATAACAATAATCAAACTTCGATGTCTTGGCTCTGAGACACCGCTTTATTAATTTTCCCATTAATTACGCTCATCACAAAAGAAGTCGCACCCCAactttttctaaatatatattgGGTCAGCAAAGCATAAATGCCTTTCCAATTGAAAAAAAGGTGAATACTAGTTGCAATAGTCAGGAAACGTAACAACCATTTATCAATGGCGTTATGTACGTAGCTATGAACTTTATCTTTCATCAATAAATTATCGTTAATTAATACTCCTTCGAGgattccttcttcttcttctgccatctttattgttaaaaaaataaaagacttcGTACATACTTATATTTAGGTCCAAATTGAGAGAACAATTAATTTCCTGATTCTCCATTACCCAAATATCTTTAAAGTCGCCCATTTTAACTCATCCTTGTTCACACTCAATCGTTGAGATTCGCAGTATAAATACATGTCACCACATAACGCCATTCTTCATATAGAGCTGCAGTTACATAGCAATATTACTCGAAACAAGTATTAGTATTAAATTAACGTTCTAATTAACCATGTCTAAAGCCAACACcagttttttcttcattatacTTCTCCTCTGTTTTGCCCTGTCCTATGCTTCTCGTCCTGCCCCAGCTTTTCACGAGGCATCCCTCAACATTGATCACCACCAGGTAACCAAAGTTCAATATGTCAGTGAAATTTTCgataaattttatgattaaacaTTAGACGATGatctaaaattttgttattattacGTTTCAGGATCATGTTAGGGAATCAAAACAATTTGCAAACGAAGAGAGCTGCAACGGAGGGCAGGATGAAGAATGTTTAGAAAGAAGGAATTTGGCTGCTCACCTTGACTATATCTATACCCAAGATCAGAACCCGTGAACTAGTTTGCCATTTGGTATATTGAAAGTAGATGAGACAGTTATATATCACACATTAAAATTACCTTACTGTACATCTGTTCCCGTTGATTTTTCCTGTACGTTAAAATGTATTAATCGCATACAAATTTTCCTCTTCCGTCCTAGATAATACTCTCTCTGTTTTGCTTTGTATTTGGCGATATTTCAACTAGGCGTATGGTTTAATTACGGAATAAAACCTTCTTTGTATATTTACATGTgtgtttttaaatttctaattataAACATGTTTTTGACATTATTAAGAGCAAAATTAaggaatttttcaaaaaaatagagttatcattttttttgttatgacaTCCTGTAAAATGAATACACCGAGGGACAAATTGATatctcaaatttaaattcaagaaatttactagaaaaattaaaatgttttgcTATATGGAGAACAATATTGGGACCTAGTAGGACTGTAGGAGTAGCTTAACATGGAAAGAAATCACATAGGTGGTGTGGAATGGTTGAAATTTCCTCAATCAAGATTTCgggttttaaattttaaaaattttaaaaaaataagttgggAGCATGTTAAATAAACCTCGTAATGCACGGGCCCTTTTAAATAGGATAATTGAATagaataataaactaataacataaaataaatatagtagttACCGTTTGATTTACTTGTGTTCCagagcaaactgtttgtcagttcctctctccctcatattctcgctcgccactctccctctctcgctcgtttcttgtcgctcgcctctcttactttatacaatagaattgtataaagcgagagaaaattgtatatacacatgcaaatacacatatttttatcttatgcacatataattacaataaaaat
This window of the Solanum pennellii chromosome 2, SPENNV200 genome carries:
- the LOC107010667 gene encoding phytosulfokines 3-like; this translates as MSKANTSFFFIILLLCFALSYASRPAPAFHEASLNIDHHQDHVRESKQFANEESCNGGQDEECLERRNLAAHLDYIYTQDQNP